The Hypomesus transpacificus isolate Combined female chromosome 12, fHypTra1, whole genome shotgun sequence genome segment AATCACAAGCAGACCCACTCGGCCGGCGGCGGCTTCGCCTGCACGCGGTGCGAGTGTGTGTTCCCCTCGGCGAGGGAGCGAGACGCCCACCGGCAGATGCACCGCGTGCACCAGCTGCCGTGCCCCGTCTGCGGAGAGGCCTTCACCTCGCAGACCAAGCTCATCAAGCACCAGCAGAGCCACCCGTCTCCGGACGGCGCTGAGCGCAGGTACAAGTGCCGCTACTGCGAGGAGACGTACACGGGTCTCACCCAGCTCCGCATCCACCAGAGGAGCCACATGGAGAAGCCTTACAAGTGCGAACAGTGCGACAAGGCCTTCAGCACCCTGGGGGGGCTCCACAACCACAAGGGCACCCACTCCGGAGAGAAACCCTACCTCTGCACCCACTGCGGGAAGAGCTTCCGTACCAAGGACGGCCTGGAGGGACACCTGCGCATCCACACCGGGGAGAAACCCTTCCACTGCTCCTACTGCGGCAAGCGCTTCACGGCGCTGGCCGGGCTGAACGTGCACGTGCGCCGGCACACGGGCGAGCGTCCGTACGTGTGCCAGGTGTGCGGAAAGGGCTGGCCCTCTGGGGGAGACCTGCAGAAGCACATGAGGAGCCACACGGGGGAGAAACCCTACGGGTGCTCCGAGTGTGGGAagaccttctccatctcctgccaCCTGACGGAGCACATGAGGTCCCACTCAGGTGAGCCTGCTCACAGCACCACACCACGGACTGGACACGTCCCCCGGCTGGGTTCACCTGGAGGTTAACTGGTTCATTTTTAACCCTCATGCTGCAGATACCAAACCATCTTGTTTGGACACCAACCCTAATCTAACTAATATCAATGTTTAACTGGTAGTCAGGCTAgtcatgggagtcaggtggctgagcggttagggaattgggctagtaatctgaaggttgccaggaccattcccggccgtgccaaatgacgttgtgtccttgggcaaggcacttcaccctacttgcctcgggggaatgtccctgtacttactgtaagtcgctctggataagagcgtctgctaaatgactaaatgtaaatgtaatgtaatcccAACTTGGGTTGGAAGTAGAACAGGGATGATCGACTAAAGGGCTTCCACATATAAAGGCTTTTCAGTATTGGTATTGTAGACTAAAATGAATGAACCAGTTCATAGATCTTCCGTGTAAGCgtgatgtgtgtgtccctccacTGAGTCTACATACTGAGTCTCCCTGCGTCCAGCTGTTGAACCACCTTGACCGTCAGACTGTGTCTCTGTTCCAGGTGAGAAGCCGTTTACTTGTCCGGAATGCGGCAAGTGCCTGAAGAGGAAGTTTGACTTGAAGAAGCACCTGCTGTCCCACTCTGACACACGGCCCTTCCCCTGCTCGCACTGCGACAAGAGCTACACGAGACGCACGCACCTCACCCGCCACCTGCAGACACACGCCACAGGGAGCGCCTAGCCTTCGGCTCGCCCCCCTAAACTCTGGTTGTCGATGAGGGAGGGATTAACAGACCGGGGGCCCTGGAGACAGATTAAGTGTTTCTTGGTGGGTGAGGCCCACCGTTTGACAACTTTGAAACGGCTGCTATCAGAGGACTGACTGTGttcggaggggaggggttgatGGGACAATACAAGGGAGGTGATGAGGATGTGACCTCGACGGGGAGGAGTCCAGAGCTCCAATCCCTTGGTTTCATATttatttccttctctttttttcccgaTCAAACTGTTGCCATCCTGGATGGCCTTGGTTTGGGGTAATAGGAGCTGTTGTTCATCACTCGTGTTGTTCTGCTGTGGGGCAGAAGCACTGAGAAGCAATCTTACCCTGTCAGTTAAATGTGCCTACTGCTTGTGACTACAACTGCATCAGGCGGAAAATCAATCATATGTAAACACAGATTTATTTCACTACTGATAAATGGTACAGCGTCAAAGCTTTACTCGTTGCCCTGAAGCAACAAGCTTTACTTGTGGTTTGTCCTCAGTCTTTGTGGACGTTAGCTGCTTGTCTGTGTTGGCTTGAAAGAGGAAGGTTTTCTACTACAGGTGAATACGGATCCATTTTTCCACTTCTCTAAACCATGTACAGTAACACACTGAAGTCAAACTTAAGAAAACAGAAGAGGCCTTATAACTTGATAAATGAATTTCTAAAAAGGATTCATACTTATCTGTAACTGTAATGTGAAATGACAGATCACTTCACATATTTTTCAAGAAAATAAATGATCATTGTCGATAATTGATAGGTTAAGAAAAACGGAAAATCAATGAatcaaatgaataaaatatgtGCGTTTGCGAGCTATGAAGTTTGAATgtattgtgagtgtgtattcCTCTTTTTAGAAAACAAGGATAGAAGTCTCGTCTGACAGGAAAGTGTCTgtggaatccccccccccccatcatctctGATTCTCCGTCAACAGTTTGTCATTCAGAGAGATGACTACAGCAGGAAACTCATTGAGGTCCACAAAGTCTCCACAGATGACGTTGAGGCCGCTGCTTTGCGGCCCTGGCCTCtggccctccacccagcccagcaGCACAGATGCAGCCTGCATCGTCATCCTCCTCATCGTCAGACACGGATGGCGGATCACGTAACTAGAATCTTCTGTCAGATTCAGACCAGAGGCGAAGAATTCAGCTGTCAATCACAAGAGGGTCAGGTGTCATGAGGTAAGGGTCAAGTTACAGACACGTTTCAGACTGCtaacctggaacacacacacacctggtctacCTGCAGCCTTCTGTTGCTCCAAATATGAAATGACCTTTTTGGGATCCGGTGAATCAGCATACCTGTTGTGCAGAGACGACTGGTTTGAtaagagtcacacacactccacaggtccaaacacacacacgcacacacatttttacCTGTAGGAAAACATCGGCCAGAGCTGCTTGTGCTGCTTAACAACATCCTCGTTGTCATAGGAGACGATTACCTGCTGCCCCGAACCCCAACAGTGTCTAAGCGTAGGAGTCACCTACAGTGTAACACACACGACAGGCTGAGCAGTCAGAAACTCTTGAGTCTTGAGTAGATTGAGGTTGTGTGCAGGGTTCCTGTGTACCTGTGGAGGGCAGAGTTTGTGTCTGAACAAGCCTGTGATGAAGGAGACGAGCTGTCTGTGTTCACTGTCACCCAGCTCGTAGAAATGAGAGCAGACCAGGATCACGACCTCTTCAGGGTGCTGCTGTAACCAGACAGCTACAGCAGACAGAGCCTcctacgcacacgcacacacagacaaacagtcaAAACTCAGTCAACTACATAGTTCTTGTACGtcactccagacacacacacagcagctgccTTACCTTAACCGTCTGAAGCGTGTAAACTCCATGTGAAAAGTAAAGAGATTCTTTGCTGCCCGTCTTGCAGGCAACGCGCAGATCGAAGAACCGTATCCCAGCATTCAGCTGGTCGGAGATACACCAGGCCTACATCGTTAAAAGAGGTGGAATTGGTTTCTCTTTCGCTTAATTTCTGCCTctgcactttcacacacacacacacacacattcacagagctgccaactctcacggtttcgccgtgtgacacacatttcaacaatttctcacgctctcacgccacaccttgtgtatctcacgctgaaaaggcagcgccaaacaagtagccaagctaacgttgtaaacgCCCTTACGAAAAAGAAGCATAcatgtttaatttgtaagtatacttaagtataaaaagtatactattatcatggtacTTGAAGtttactagcagtgtacttatttaaatacaatttgttactaagtaaactgaattggcccactttttaggtcatttagtacactttaaagtacacttagtgtatttgaggtttacttttgaatactctaaagtaacctgtgtattgcactttcagttcatgaagtatacttacTAAAGTAGGCTAccccaaagtatactttgaaataCTTTCAAGCGCTCTTTTAATTGGtgtaagtacttcaagaagtaaacttaataaatGTCCATTTATTATtaattacaaatattttttaaatgtttaagcTCCTCAAACGCCGCCTGTCTTGCGACACTTGACGAGAACGGAGGCCATTGCCATGGGACACTAAGTTATTAGCTGAAAAAAAGCTAATGGATGTGCATATATGCACTCATGTAGTAGAAATCCAGCTGTTCTGatcaaacgtaacagtcatttaactcatggttacaatcgTAAACCAGCACACCAATGaaaattaccacgcaacaaaacattacattgtaagcagacacatttaaaaatcgaaattcatgaagttacatttgtatttcgaacaaacaaCAAACGGGGTGCGGGtgctaccaaatctcacgccaaggtttttggaaaggTTGGCAGCCCTGCATTCACACAGTCTGTCGGGGATAGTACATACCTGTGTAGTGGCCCATCGCACCACACAGGGTCTTGTGAAACAGGGCATTAAACAGTCCAACACTTGCAGAAACTGGGACTCCGACTTCAGAACGGGAGACCGCCTGTCCAGACAGTAACTCATGGCGTCATGACTACCTAAACGCGAGTGAAGGAGGTTATTTACACACTCACGCGATGGACACCGAAGTTCCTGTAGCCTAAAACCCaagaataatatattttttgtccaTTAAATACATGCAGCATACATTTGGCGTCCAATACATTTTGGTGttgattataataataatttagtaTGACCGTAAAGTGTAAACCGAGTTTACCCACCAGGTATCGCCAAGTCCCAAAGTGGAATGTCCACCAGCCTTCCTGATAGAAGCGACATCCAGTCGGCGTTCTCACCCTCTTTAGCTCGCCTTATGTCCATCTTACAAAGATGGATTGGCAAACTAAAGGATCTATATTAGCAAAGCTTTAATCAAACGCTGGATACTTCCTTGACTTCACAATTTTCCTTAAAATGGCTCGCCATATCCTTATCATAGATTTCCGGATGACAGTATTTTCTCCTCGCTTTACATGACTACGTTGTGTACATTTGTAGGCCTCTCTCTATCAAATGCAAACCGCACTTCCTAAAGCGAAACGCTTACTGTAGTGGTAGTAACAATGTTTGCTATGGTGAATTGGTATCATTAAGCAAGTCATATTCACGAGGAAACGTAATAAACGATGTCCTTGTCTGATTTGTATCACGAGACTGGAGGCGGGGCGTTCGGGTCGGGTCCATCAGTGTAGGCTGCGTGTTGGTCCATTTCTATACCCACCGAAAATGTTATTTTATCAGTTAGTTGCAGTctgtagggatgggcgaacgatgccttgtgaagctttggtggtttcttccggattgtgccggcccaaagagccgaactatcggcgcattgaaaatgaacagcgtcatctagcagccgctaaaactggctgaatgaggcgtagtggttgtctccgacggtagactaccctacgttattcaatatttaattaaggctatatgtgttcattttgatctgatattagttctcacacattaaaatgttgtgatacatccgtaggcctttagaattatgtcattttctcacagtaaaagttaaagaacgtcgtacgagggtccctgaattggggcgcgaactcaggattccagattcgcattaacaatatgttggcgtacaatgctttaaccaactacaccaccgaagaaataattactttttgttgcgggtggacggactttatacgatatggtctttatatcaattaaactagataacaccgattttttcttaacatttgtgatatgtaggtctattgtgaactgggggaactttatttttacaaattattattactgttgacaatgttgacgaatcatcaacatttgttttctgggcactgtatagacctacctagtcctatcatgttacgtttcatttcaataaaataacacaacacaaatgcacggatttataattattaatatacggatttggctaaataataatgactgatggaagaaactctagcgatgcctggtgctgcttctctgacaatgtgagatttgtctttaacaagaagcggtggcttcgttccttccatggctctggttcagaagagcggcaaaacttcgaaccagttcgtgacgtttgaagcattgaacgtcatctgtcacgtggtttcgtaatttgatacaagctccaaaacactttttcgaaactgtgcgtattggttttgcgacacaagcatcgatgcgtcagtgccatacgtcccatccctagcaGTCTGTGCCGAGTCTAAACCTTGTTGTCCTCAGACACAGTCTCACCTGTTTTAGAATTGAGTTTGTACAGTAAAACCCGCAGTGTCGTTTACAGTGACCAGCCACTAGGTGGTAGCATCTTCCATCGAATGAGTAATCATTTTCTCTCCAAATTGTCACTACTTTCTCTTTCACTTCTTTTCTCTCCATTCTTTCATTccatctttcttctttttttctttttctttcttgaaAGCAATCGCCATCATTTGTTTTAtgaattattgtgtgtgtgtgtgtgagggtcccCTGTGACCTTACTGGGGTCCTTGTGGGGTCTGTAGGGGATTGGTGATGAGTTGATGAGGTCATACATGTGTGTCAGCAGCTGTGACCCAGAATCCTTCTGTGTCCTTATGCCACCCCCCACCCAtaacaccaccacccccaccccccacccctaccccccagTCACGCCCCCTAGTCACGCCCCATGGCCCGCATAGGCCACTGTCACAAACAAGGAAGAAAAACCTTAGTTTAGTTGGGTCCTCAGCTCTGGACcagttagagacagagagacaaaaagatcaATTGTGTATTCAAAGTTTCCAAACCCCTCTGCCTCCATTACtcattccccctctccccctctcctctgtagcATATCCAGGTGACATTTGGCGGTTCCCTTCCTCGGGGTTGGTCCAGGAGATGCAGGCGTTtttggcaggcagacagagggctGCCCTACGGGTCCTAATGGGGGCTGTTGGACCAGGAAGAGAAGACGCGCCCTTTAAAACacaccaactcacacacacacacactaaaccaaCCCCTTTTCACCCAGCACACGGCCCTTCAGagtcctctttctgtctgtctgttgagcCGAGAGTGAGAGCTGTTAGTGGTCAGGTCCTAAAGTAGTAaagtagagcagagtacagtagagtatagtaaagtcctcatcaagtactcattaATTGATTACCaaggttttttttaaatttctttttttttttaaaacctttcaacaacaaaaaaatgattATGCAAACctatttttcaaaaatatttttttcatcctttcaaaactttttgatatactttttttccacacacacaatgaaaggAGATAATGTAtatattgtgtatatatatagataATGTGTATATATTATAGATAATGTGTATATATTATTTTCAGAACATCTTTTTTCGAAAATCTTTCTAAACTTCTTTTTCTTCAGAACtttaacaaatatatatttatttaaaccTATCAAAActatcaacattttattttttctattttaaccttttgaaactccttctcctctcttccctctctcaatCCACTCTTCCTTTTGAGGAGAGAAGGCAGTATAgctaaggagaggagggaaaggaccTGGAGAGGGCAGGAGTGAAGGGGTAGCTGGCAGGAGAGCAGGGGTGTGGGcaggagagtggtggagatggGGCCTAATTGCGGGCACTGGAGAGTGGCAGGGTGGTGATGATGCCGCTGGTTTGGCAGTAATTACCTGGTTACTGCAGCTGTTTCTCGCCATTGTTGTATAAACAGATAGGGACAATCATTAGAGGGAGCGaaatggatgggtggatggatggagaaagtAGGAGTGGGTTGAGGGAGGGTTCTTCATTTTCACCTTCACTCATGCAGACAGGAATGGCTTGCAGCTGGGGGACTAACACACGAGCGATGAGCTCCCAAGTGCCACAGCAAGGCTATCATTaggacattctctctctctctctctctctctctctctctctctctctctctctctctctctctctctctctctctctctctcctctctctctctctctctcctctctctctctctctctctctctctctctctctctctctctcggtcggtctctgtctgtctctctctctctctctctctctctctctgtctctctctctctgtctctctctctctctctctctctgtctctctctctctgtctctctctttctctctctctttctctctctctctttctctctctctctctctttctctctctctctgtctgtctctctctctctttctctctctgtctgtctgtctctctgtctctctctctgtctctgtctctgacactGTCCACTTTACCTTCATTGACATGTtaactttgtgtttgtttggtgtgcatgtttgttgtTCAGGGCCCGTGgagggatgtgtgtttgtgtgtgtgaggcgtaGCAAAATGGtgtaatcacacacaaacagaactaACCCTTACTCATCCTCACACTCTtcacaccatgtgtgtgtggttgaaccTTGTTGGAGAAATGCTTTCACAGTGAAAGTTGCTTTTGTTTGAATCCAACAGTTAGTGGTCAGGAAAACAGAACTAAACTTAGTAGGCACTTAGAGTGTTTCTTGAAGAGAGGCGACAATACATGCATGATGGTTATTAACCAGTCAAGTAGGAGACTATTATAAATAGTTGTACGTTTGCTTTATTACTCAGCAGATCTTGAAACTGTAAAACCATCTGTTCTCTGATCTGGGCTGTGCCTTGAGTTTGTCGTTGTGGGCCCGTGGGTTGGTGTGCTTGTTCAGTTATTTCTCTGTCGGTGTGCGAAGGACTGAAAGAGTcagaaaaagagagcgagagatcgatagactgtgtgtgtgaaaagcagTGGCTGAGGTGGTGAAAAGCAGGcgtgcgagagagaaagagagaggtgggttcTGCGACTGTGCTGCTAAGTAGGACATGTTAAAGACTGTGCTGCTAAGTAGGACATATTAAAGATTGTGCTGCTAAGTAGGACACGTTAAAGACTGTGCTGCTAAGTAGGACACGTTAAAGACTGTGCTGCTAAGTAGGACACGTTAAAGACTGTGCTGCTAAGTAGGACATGTTAAAGACTGTGCTGCTAAGTAGGACACGTTAAAGACTGTGCTGCTAAATAGGACGTGTTAAAGACTGTGCTGCTAAGTAGGACGTGTTTAAGACTGTGCTGCTAAGTAGGACATGTTAAAGACTGTGCTGCTAAGTAGGACACGTTAAAGACTGTGCTGCTAAATAGGACGTGTTAAAGACTGTGCTGCTAAGTAGGACGTGTTTAAGACTGTGCTGCTAAGTAGGACATGTTAAAGACTGTGCTGCTAAGTAGGACACGTTAAAGACTGTGCTGCTAAATAGGACGTGTTAAAGACTGTGCTGCTAAGTAGGACGTGTTTAAGACTGTGCTGCTAAGTAGGACATGTTAAAGACTGTGCTGCTAAGTAGGACACGTTAAAGACTGTGCTGCTAAGTAGGACACGTTAAAGACTGTGCTGCTAAGTAGGACATGTTAAAGACTGTGCTGCTAAGTAGGACATGTTAAAGACTGTGCTGCTAAGTAGGACAGGTTAAAGACTGTGCTGCTAAGTAGGACAGGTTAAAGACTGTGCTGCTAAGTAGGACACGTTAAAGACTGTGCTGCTAAGTAGGACAGGTTAAAGACTGTGCTGCTAAGTAGGACATGTTAAAGACTGTGCTGCTAAGTAGGACACGTTAAAGACTGTGCTGCTAAATAGGACGTGTTAAAGACTGTGCTGCTAAGTAGGACAGGTTAAAGACTGTGCTGCTAAGTAGGACACGTTAAAGACTGTGCTGCTAAGTAGGACAGGTTAAAGACTGTGCTGCTAAGTAGGACATGTTAAAGACTGTGCTGCTAAGTAGGACACGTTAAAGACTGTGCTGCTAAATAGGACGTGTTAAAGACTGTGCTGCTAAGTAGGACGTGTTTAAGACTGTGCTGCTAAGTAGGACATGTTAAAGACTGTGCTGCTAAGTAGGACATGTTAAAGACTGTGCTGCTAAGTAGGACATGTTAAAGACTGTGCTGCTAAGTAGGACATGTTAAAGACTGTGCTGCTAAGTAGGACATGTTAAAGACTGTGCTGCTAAGTAGGACATGTTAAAGACTGTGCTGCTAAGTAGGACGTGTTTAAGAGACCCACTGGAGACCCAGACTACCCTCCAGGCCTTTACCGCCCAGGCAGCCAGGTgagctagaacacacacacacactctcacactccttCTGCCAACTTCTTAGTGTGCCAGGTATGCTCTCAGCGACGTTAGCTGTCTTTGTGTGGGAATGAAAGAGAACAAGGATCTGAGGCGcaagatatacacacactcaccggggaggaggagg includes the following:
- the LOC124474698 gene encoding PI-PLC X domain-containing protein 1-like isoform X2 encodes the protein MSYCLDRRSPVLKSESQFLQVLDCLMPCFTRPCVVRWATTQAWCISDQLNAGIRFFDLRVACKTGSKESLYFSHGVYTLQTVKEALSAVAVWLQQHPEEVVILVCSHFYELGDSEHRQLVSFITGLFRHKLCPPQVTPTLRHCWGSGQQVIVSYDNEDVVKQHKQLWPMFSYRYADSPDPKKVISYLEQQKAAGRPAEFFASGLNLTEDSSYVIRHPCLTMRRMTMQAASVLLGWVEGQRPGPQSSGLNVICGDFVDLNEFPAVVISLNDKLLTENQR
- the LOC124474698 gene encoding PI-PLC X domain-containing protein 1-like isoform X1, whose amino-acid sequence is MDIRRAKEGENADWMSLLSGRLVDIPLWDLAIPGSHDAMSYCLDRRSPVLKSESQFLQVLDCLMPCFTRPCVVRWATTQAWCISDQLNAGIRFFDLRVACKTGSKESLYFSHGVYTLQTVKEALSAVAVWLQQHPEEVVILVCSHFYELGDSEHRQLVSFITGLFRHKLCPPQVTPTLRHCWGSGQQVIVSYDNEDVVKQHKQLWPMFSYRYADSPDPKKVISYLEQQKAAGRPAEFFASGLNLTEDSSYVIRHPCLTMRRMTMQAASVLLGWVEGQRPGPQSSGLNVICGDFVDLNEFPAVVISLNDKLLTENQR